From a region of the Deinococcus budaensis genome:
- a CDS encoding 4Fe-4S binding protein yields the protein MRGPDLLRLPGVERFMRLRYARLAFQLPLLLLALLAVYDGLTGRQVAPQNLATVSVLLHYRGLLVLALLAVGNVFCAACPLMLTRGATRTLRRFTPHWPWPRALRNKFLVLGLTAGFLFAYEYFDLWASPWLTAWLILGYFGAALAVDTFFPAGTFCKYVCPLGNFNFALSHVSPAQITARDPDVCRSCAGQYCVNGRLESAQGRGTLGGPSAPLLHLAPLGDARAFPGCETGLFVPQIRSNQDCTLCLNCVRACPHDNVALVLRPPTRALAGWRPRADVALLGTLAALRGSRQRPGDDPSIPRCRAVVGLAAGHPQRGPGAGGDAGGGPGGRQRAYPGPLRVGEPSRGTARARTGGRAPLGDGRLPARLRGLGGALQLSLPDRLGQPRAGLPAGPGASRPERRDSRLDAGSPGA from the coding sequence GTGAGGGGTCCAGACCTGCTGCGCCTCCCGGGCGTCGAGCGCTTCATGCGCCTGCGGTACGCACGGCTGGCCTTCCAGCTCCCCCTGCTGCTGCTCGCGCTGCTCGCCGTCTATGACGGCCTGACCGGACGGCAGGTCGCCCCGCAGAACCTCGCCACAGTCTCGGTGTTGCTGCACTACCGCGGCCTGCTGGTGCTCGCGCTGCTGGCTGTGGGCAACGTCTTTTGCGCGGCGTGCCCGCTGATGCTCACCCGCGGCGCGACCCGCACGCTGCGCCGCTTCACGCCGCACTGGCCCTGGCCCCGTGCCCTGCGCAACAAGTTCCTGGTGCTGGGGCTCACGGCCGGGTTCCTGTTCGCGTACGAATACTTCGACCTGTGGGCCAGTCCCTGGCTGACGGCCTGGCTGATCCTGGGCTACTTCGGCGCGGCCCTGGCGGTGGACACCTTCTTTCCCGCTGGCACCTTCTGCAAGTATGTCTGCCCGTTGGGAAACTTCAATTTCGCCCTCTCACACGTCAGTCCGGCCCAGATCACCGCGCGCGACCCCGACGTGTGCCGCTCCTGCGCCGGGCAGTACTGCGTGAACGGCCGCCTGGAGAGCGCCCAGGGGCGCGGCACCCTGGGGGGACCCTCCGCGCCCCTGCTGCACCTCGCGCCGCTGGGGGACGCCCGCGCCTTTCCCGGCTGCGAGACCGGGCTGTTCGTGCCGCAGATCCGCAGCAACCAGGACTGCACCCTCTGCCTGAACTGCGTGCGGGCCTGTCCGCACGACAACGTCGCGCTGGTGCTGCGCCCGCCCACGCGGGCGCTCGCCGGGTGGCGCCCCCGGGCCGACGTCGCGCTGCTGGGCACCTTGGCTGCTCTTCGCGGGAGTCGCCAACGCCCTGGCGATGACCCCTCCATACCACGCTGCCGCGCAGTCGTTGGCCTCGCTGCTGGGCACCCGCAGCGAGGCCCTGGTGCTGGGGGTGATGCTGGGGGTGGTCCTGGGGGGCGGCAGCGGGCTTACCCTGGCCCTCTCCGGGTGGGCGAGCCGTCTCGCGGGACGGCCCGAGCCCGCACGGGCGGCCGCGCGCCGCTGGGGGATGGCCGTCTTCCCGCTCGCCTTCGCGGTCTGGGCGGGGCATTACAGCTTTCACTTCCTGACCGGCTGGGCCAGCCTCGTGCCGGTCTTCCAGCAGGCCCTGGGGCGTCTCGGCCTGAACGCCGGGACTCCCGACTGGACGCTGGCAGCCCTGGTGCCTGA
- a CDS encoding FixH family protein, which yields MCQASALAVCLLLSACQPPKARDFEVRLTTQPDPARVGSARMELTLPDVPAAAISLEGNMAHAGMAPVRAQATPTGNGRYVVDAFPLNMAGSWVVTVTARTDDGRTLTTDVPLEVFAP from the coding sequence GTGTGCCAAGCGAGCGCCCTGGCGGTGTGCCTCCTCCTCAGCGCCTGCCAGCCGCCGAAGGCCCGGGACTTCGAGGTGCGGCTCACCACCCAGCCTGACCCGGCGCGGGTGGGGAGCGCGCGGATGGAACTGACCCTCCCGGACGTGCCTGCTGCCGCCATCAGCCTCGAGGGCAACATGGCCCACGCGGGCATGGCTCCCGTCCGCGCGCAGGCCACGCCTACCGGCAATGGCCGGTATGTGGTGGACGCCTTCCCCCTGAACATGGCCGGGAGCTGGGTGGTCACGGTCACTGCCCGCACCGACGATGGGCGAACGCTCACCACCGACGTGCCGCTGGAGGTGTTCGCCCCGTGA
- a CDS encoding C39 family peptidase, with amino-acid sequence MAAALPANVTLNNIRHEYQGPDNCAPVTSLTVLGYYGTRVTQAQAASAMKDYPGDPQVSSLELAAYLGRFGLRSVIRYAGDAQLLRELLSRGFPVVLQQRLKAGSNVAHFRTVYAYGPGYFLVSDPLRGPSLRLSTAELLALWRFYNGEYLVAYPPSQEAQVRAALGDDFSAQANWRHLKMHGDQDVRARPNDPYLWWGLGKANLRLGNVGAAVFNFDRAVMLGVPTLYFLYRQEAFEAWTQAGDHRKTLQWTGLALKTFPRSKELQEFQRRAHANLGG; translated from the coding sequence GTGGCTGCCGCTCTTCCCGCAAATGTCACGCTGAACAATATCCGCCATGAATACCAGGGACCGGACAACTGCGCGCCGGTGACCTCCCTGACGGTCCTGGGGTATTACGGCACCCGCGTCACCCAGGCGCAGGCCGCGAGCGCCATGAAGGACTACCCCGGCGACCCGCAGGTCTCCAGCCTGGAACTGGCCGCCTACCTCGGCCGCTTCGGGCTGCGCAGCGTCATCCGCTACGCGGGCGACGCGCAGCTGTTGCGGGAGCTGCTCTCCCGCGGTTTCCCGGTCGTGTTGCAACAGCGCTTGAAGGCGGGCAGCAACGTGGCACACTTCCGCACGGTGTACGCGTACGGTCCGGGGTACTTCCTGGTCAGTGATCCGCTGCGCGGCCCTTCGCTGCGCCTGAGTACCGCTGAGTTGCTGGCATTGTGGCGCTTCTACAACGGGGAATACCTGGTCGCGTACCCGCCCTCCCAGGAAGCTCAGGTCCGTGCGGCTCTGGGCGACGACTTCAGCGCGCAGGCCAACTGGCGGCACCTGAAGATGCACGGAGACCAGGACGTCCGCGCCCGGCCGAACGATCCTTACCTCTGGTGGGGGCTGGGCAAAGCGAACCTGCGGCTGGGCAATGTCGGGGCGGCGGTGTTCAATTTCGACCGGGCCGTCATGCTGGGCGTGCCCACGCTGTATTTCCTTTACCGCCAGGAGGCGTTTGAGGCCTGGACCCAGGCAGGTGACCACCGCAAGACCCTCCAATGGACGGGGCTGGCCCTGAAAACGTTTCCACGAAGCAAAGAACTTCAGGAGTTTCAGCGGCGTGCCCATGCCAACCTGGGCGGGTAG
- a CDS encoding protein kinase domain-containing protein, giving the protein MQHTDGREGFLKAIDLSNVYQAANVMQELQAVSAQFNFEVSLLTMCRDLRMNRVVRAISHGEERLAGVNVPVPYIIFDRADGDVRDHLAITTIDEVWLLRCIHHVAVGVQQLHVAKLAHNDLKPANVLVFSAEGWKIGDLGTAVDALGKSPHHETAFPGTWEYAPPEALYFARSADVWRDRKRADLYMLGGLVTFLFTHQHFNSYLYSELDEPMRPLFCGGDWEDDFPQVLPHLLGAFGRAMRLVAAQLERRLGPALAAEITRSIQELCFPDPLRRGHPRNLGQADPTSLQQYVSVFDRLAVMANLLQKQSTRGVP; this is encoded by the coding sequence GTGCAACACACTGACGGTCGAGAGGGGTTTCTCAAAGCGATTGATCTGTCCAACGTCTATCAGGCGGCAAACGTCATGCAGGAGCTTCAGGCGGTGTCGGCACAGTTCAACTTCGAGGTCTCGCTGCTGACCATGTGCCGCGATCTGCGAATGAACCGTGTGGTGCGGGCCATCAGTCACGGCGAGGAACGCCTGGCCGGGGTGAACGTTCCGGTGCCTTACATCATCTTCGACCGCGCGGACGGAGACGTTCGTGACCACCTGGCGATCACGACCATCGACGAGGTCTGGCTGCTGCGATGTATCCACCACGTGGCGGTCGGCGTTCAGCAACTTCACGTCGCGAAGCTGGCTCACAACGACCTGAAGCCCGCGAACGTTCTGGTGTTTTCCGCGGAGGGCTGGAAAATTGGCGACCTGGGCACGGCCGTCGACGCTCTGGGGAAATCCCCCCATCATGAGACGGCCTTTCCCGGCACCTGGGAGTACGCCCCGCCGGAGGCGCTCTATTTTGCACGTTCCGCCGACGTCTGGCGGGACCGGAAACGTGCCGACCTGTACATGTTGGGTGGGCTGGTGACATTTCTGTTCACGCACCAACACTTCAACAGTTACCTGTACAGCGAGTTGGACGAGCCGATGCGGCCTCTTTTCTGCGGTGGGGACTGGGAGGACGATTTTCCTCAGGTGCTGCCGCATCTGCTCGGCGCCTTCGGGAGGGCCATGCGGCTGGTGGCGGCGCAGCTCGAGCGGCGCCTGGGGCCTGCCCTCGCGGCGGAAATTACCCGCAGCATCCAGGAGCTGTGTTTTCCAGATCCCCTGCGGCGCGGCCATCCCCGGAATCTCGGACAAGCGGACCCCACCAGCCTTCAGCAGTACGTCAGCGTGTTCGACCGTTTGGCGGTCATGGCGAATCTCCTGCAAAAACAGAGTACCCGGGGAGTCCCATGA
- a CDS encoding methyltransferase family protein: MNEPTVAQAPALLVYLLVYVLVAFVWRSVLVWKRTGINPYVLSADDSAHGYVGRAMRLLMLSLALAILVLTVFPEASTWLGTLSALTIPGVVWTGWVLLLTSLGWIALAQAHLGASWRIGVDESARTALVQHGIFARSRNPIFLGMRLNLLGILLVAPNALTLAILVAGEVLMQVQVRLEEAYLEQVHGETYRAYRQQVPRWL; this comes from the coding sequence ATGAACGAACCCACGGTTGCGCAGGCGCCAGCCCTGCTGGTCTACCTGTTGGTGTACGTCCTGGTGGCCTTTGTGTGGCGCTCCGTGCTGGTGTGGAAGCGCACAGGCATCAACCCTTACGTTCTCTCGGCGGACGACTCGGCGCATGGGTACGTGGGCCGGGCGATGCGGCTACTGATGCTCAGCTTGGCACTCGCCATCCTGGTCCTCACCGTGTTCCCGGAGGCCAGCACCTGGTTAGGCACTCTGTCCGCCCTCACTATTCCGGGAGTCGTGTGGACGGGATGGGTGCTGCTGCTGACGTCCCTGGGCTGGATCGCCCTCGCTCAGGCGCACCTGGGGGCCTCCTGGCGCATTGGTGTCGACGAGTCGGCGCGCACCGCTCTGGTCCAACACGGCATCTTCGCCCGTTCGCGCAATCCGATTTTTCTGGGAATGCGCCTCAACCTCCTGGGCATTCTGCTGGTGGCGCCCAACGCGCTGACCCTGGCCATCCTGGTTGCTGGAGAAGTGCTGATGCAGGTCCAGGTGCGGCTGGAAGAAGCTTACCTGGAACAGGTCCACGGCGAAACGTACCGGGCGTACCGTCAACAGGTCCCCCGCTGGCTGTGA
- a CDS encoding bifunctional metallophosphatase/5'-nucleotidase has translation MKIVKQTLTFVTLGLALTACGALGPVTPDPVNVTVLGLNDFHGNLEPTPFSGVQVPNPGGTGTVGLTAGGVEAIGGELAAVRKENPNTIFVGGGDLIGASPVTSSLLRDEPTVVALSKLGMKASALGNHEFDQGLKELLRMQNGGCDSNSPDKACKFDPAYAGASFKWLGANVVYKAGGANPFQPYFIETIGGAKIGFIGAVLKDTPTIVNPTGVAELNFLDEAASINRYVPVLKAQKVDAIVVLIHQGGVVKQGSTAKFDTVGCQDLEGDLVPIAQKIDPAVSAIISGHSHQGYNCTVPDPTGKPRIVIQGEQYGHLLQRLDLKVDKANHTVMEVRAQNVVINYTDRKANGTLDANMTALVKEAQAKTDVVKNQFVVNLGAPQIKRAADRASESALGDVIADAQLAATQAQGAVIAFMNPGGIRADLPGAPKANNAVTFGDVFAVQPFGNTMVVMDLTGAQIKALLEQQTTGNNAGTNAKLLQVSAGFTYTLTLSAAEGQRVSNLKLNGVALSDAATYRVAMNSFLSTGGDNFTVFKEGKNVVQLPGLVDVDALVSYLKANGPQLTGAVQGRITVIK, from the coding sequence ATGAAAATCGTGAAGCAAACCTTGACCTTCGTCACGCTGGGCCTCGCCCTGACGGCGTGTGGCGCCCTCGGCCCCGTCACCCCGGACCCCGTCAACGTGACGGTTTTGGGGCTCAACGATTTTCACGGCAACCTGGAACCCACCCCCTTCTCCGGAGTTCAGGTGCCCAATCCGGGAGGCACCGGCACCGTCGGGCTCACCGCAGGAGGCGTGGAAGCCATCGGGGGCGAGCTCGCTGCTGTCCGCAAGGAAAACCCCAACACGATCTTTGTGGGCGGCGGTGACCTGATCGGCGCGAGCCCGGTCACGTCCAGCCTGCTGCGCGACGAGCCCACCGTGGTGGCGCTCTCGAAGCTCGGCATGAAAGCCAGCGCGCTGGGCAACCACGAGTTCGATCAGGGACTCAAGGAACTGCTGCGCATGCAAAACGGCGGCTGCGATTCCAACAGCCCCGACAAGGCCTGTAAGTTCGACCCTGCCTATGCGGGCGCCAGCTTCAAGTGGCTGGGCGCGAACGTGGTGTACAAAGCGGGCGGAGCCAACCCCTTCCAGCCGTACTTCATCGAGACCATCGGTGGGGCGAAAATCGGCTTTATCGGTGCAGTCCTCAAGGACACCCCCACGATCGTCAACCCCACGGGCGTCGCGGAGCTGAACTTCCTGGACGAAGCGGCGTCGATCAACCGGTACGTGCCGGTTCTCAAGGCCCAGAAGGTCGACGCCATCGTCGTGCTGATTCACCAGGGCGGCGTGGTCAAGCAAGGCTCCACCGCGAAGTTCGACACCGTCGGGTGCCAGGACCTCGAGGGTGACCTCGTGCCGATTGCCCAGAAGATCGACCCGGCGGTCAGCGCCATCATCAGTGGCCACAGCCACCAGGGCTACAACTGCACCGTGCCTGATCCCACCGGCAAACCCCGCATCGTGATTCAGGGGGAGCAGTACGGCCACCTGCTGCAACGCCTGGACCTCAAGGTCGACAAGGCCAACCACACGGTGATGGAAGTCCGGGCCCAGAATGTCGTGATCAACTACACGGACCGCAAGGCCAACGGCACGCTCGACGCGAACATGACCGCGCTGGTCAAGGAGGCCCAGGCCAAGACCGACGTCGTGAAAAACCAGTTCGTGGTGAACCTGGGTGCTCCCCAGATCAAGCGTGCGGCCGACCGCGCCAGTGAATCCGCCCTGGGCGACGTGATCGCCGACGCCCAGCTGGCCGCCACCCAGGCGCAGGGCGCCGTCATCGCGTTCATGAACCCCGGCGGCATCCGGGCCGACCTGCCGGGCGCCCCCAAGGCGAACAACGCGGTCACGTTCGGGGACGTGTTCGCCGTGCAGCCCTTTGGCAACACGATGGTGGTGATGGACCTGACGGGGGCGCAGATCAAGGCCCTGCTGGAGCAGCAGACCACCGGCAACAATGCGGGCACGAACGCGAAGCTCTTGCAGGTCTCGGCGGGTTTCACGTACACCCTGACGCTCAGTGCGGCGGAAGGGCAGCGCGTGTCCAACTTGAAACTCAATGGCGTGGCTCTCAGCGACGCGGCCACCTACCGGGTGGCCATGAACTCGTTCCTCTCGACCGGCGGGGACAACTTCACCGTTTTCAAGGAAGGCAAGAACGTGGTGCAGTTGCCTGGCCTGGTCGATGTGGATGCCCTGGTCAGCTATCTGAAGGCCAATGGCCCGCAGCTGACCGGCGCCGTCCAGGGCCGCATCACCGTTATCAAGTAA
- a CDS encoding disulfide oxidoreductase: MIPALRTYLPYVAWLQAVIATTGSLYFSEVMRLPPCTLCWYQRLMMYPLVFVLAVSLLTQDRRVRAYALPLGVTGLVIASYHNLLYYGVIPEGLTQCAAGVSCTARQIEWLGFITIPVLSLTAFSVITLSLLFSKVRGAQ; this comes from the coding sequence ATGATTCCTGCTTTGCGCACGTATCTGCCGTATGTCGCGTGGCTGCAAGCCGTGATCGCCACCACCGGCAGCCTGTACTTCAGCGAGGTCATGCGCCTGCCGCCCTGCACGCTGTGCTGGTACCAGCGCCTGATGATGTATCCGCTGGTGTTCGTGCTCGCTGTCAGTCTGCTGACGCAAGACCGCCGCGTGCGCGCCTACGCCCTGCCTCTCGGCGTAACCGGCTTGGTGATTGCCAGCTACCACAACCTGCTGTACTACGGGGTCATCCCCGAAGGCCTGACCCAGTGTGCCGCCGGGGTGTCCTGCACCGCGCGGCAGATCGAGTGGCTGGGCTTCATCACCATCCCCGTGCTGAGTCTGACCGCCTTCAGCGTCATCACGCTCAGCCTGCTCTTCTCGAAAGTCCGAGGTGCCCAGTGA
- a CDS encoding thioredoxin domain-containing protein: MTRQANKAPLLLLALGALAVLATLLVLSLANRATRQSAVPAQASERLVRADSPALGPDDAKVTVVEFFDPECESCRAIEPDLIRLLDQYEGQVRLVARYFPLHANSLLAAGTIEAAAQQGGELRWRMRDYLFEKQPEWGEQQTPQKAKFLGYAQDMGLDLAQVEETIESASVRDLVERDRQDGLALGVSGTPTFFVNGERLTPLSVSALERAIQDALNR; the protein is encoded by the coding sequence GTGACCCGTCAAGCCAACAAGGCCCCCCTCCTCCTCCTCGCCCTCGGTGCCCTCGCCGTGCTCGCCACCCTGCTGGTACTGAGCCTCGCGAACCGCGCCACCCGCCAGAGCGCCGTGCCCGCCCAGGCCAGCGAGCGCCTGGTGCGCGCCGACAGTCCGGCGCTCGGCCCCGACGATGCCAAGGTCACGGTGGTGGAATTCTTCGATCCTGAGTGCGAGTCCTGCCGGGCCATCGAGCCCGACCTGATACGCCTGCTCGACCAGTACGAGGGTCAGGTGCGGCTGGTAGCGCGGTATTTCCCCTTGCACGCGAACTCTCTGCTGGCCGCGGGCACCATCGAGGCGGCCGCACAGCAGGGGGGGGAGTTGCGTTGGCGGATGCGCGACTACCTGTTCGAGAAGCAGCCCGAGTGGGGTGAGCAGCAGACCCCCCAGAAAGCCAAGTTCCTGGGATACGCCCAGGACATGGGCCTCGACCTGGCTCAAGTCGAGGAGACCATCGAGTCGGCCTCCGTGCGTGACCTGGTGGAGCGCGACCGTCAGGACGGCCTGGCGCTCGGGGTGAGCGGCACGCCGACCTTCTTCGTGAACGGTGAGCGCCTCACGCCGCTCAGCGTCTCCGCGCTGGAGCGGGCCATCCAGGACGCGTTGAACAGGTAG
- a CDS encoding Nramp family divalent metal transporter codes for MSRVTPSLDDRMNARATAVLERTSNRRGLGRVLPFLGPAFVASVAYMDPGNFATNIQGGAQFGYLLLWVVLSASLMAMLIQTLSSKLGIVTGKNLPEHIRDRWPRPVVWFYWVQAEVVAMATDLAEFLGASLAFALLFNLPLLWGAVITGIITFSILALQNRGFRPIEIAISAFVGVIALAYLVQVILSRPGLEALGGFVPRFEGPESLYLAVGIIGATVMPHVIYLHSALTQNRIPAGTEEQKRRLVRYNLLDVLLAMTIAALINMSMLASAAAAFHFTGKSDVADLTVAYQTLTPLLGGAAAVAFAFALLASGLSSSTVGTMAGQVVMQGFVGFQIPLLLRRLITMLPAFAVILAGLNPTETLILSQVVLSFGIPFALVPLLIFTARRDLMGGLVNTRLVTVTGWLIAALIISLNLYLLAQTFLG; via the coding sequence ATGAGCCGAGTGACTCCCAGCCTCGACGACCGCATGAATGCCCGGGCGACCGCTGTCCTGGAGCGGACCTCGAACCGCCGGGGCCTGGGACGGGTGCTGCCCTTCCTGGGTCCGGCCTTCGTCGCGTCGGTGGCCTACATGGACCCCGGCAACTTCGCCACCAACATCCAGGGCGGCGCGCAGTTCGGCTACCTGCTGCTGTGGGTGGTGCTCTCGGCCAGCCTGATGGCGATGCTGATCCAGACCCTCTCGTCCAAGCTCGGCATCGTCACCGGGAAGAACCTACCCGAGCACATCCGTGACCGCTGGCCCCGGCCCGTGGTGTGGTTCTACTGGGTGCAGGCCGAGGTCGTGGCGATGGCGACCGACCTCGCGGAGTTCCTGGGCGCGTCGCTGGCCTTTGCGCTGCTGTTCAACCTCCCGCTGCTGTGGGGCGCGGTGATCACGGGCATCATCACCTTCAGCATCCTGGCTCTGCAAAACCGGGGCTTCCGCCCCATCGAGATCGCCATCAGCGCCTTCGTGGGCGTGATCGCGCTGGCCTACCTGGTGCAGGTGATCCTCAGCCGCCCTGGACTGGAAGCGCTGGGCGGCTTCGTGCCGCGTTTCGAGGGACCGGAGAGCCTCTACCTGGCGGTGGGCATCATTGGCGCGACGGTGATGCCGCACGTGATCTACCTGCACAGCGCGCTGACCCAGAACCGCATTCCAGCAGGCACCGAGGAGCAGAAACGGCGGCTGGTGCGCTACAACCTGCTTGACGTGCTGCTGGCGATGACCATCGCGGCCTTGATCAACATGAGCATGCTGGCCTCCGCCGCTGCGGCGTTCCACTTCACCGGCAAGTCGGACGTGGCGGACCTGACGGTGGCGTATCAGACGCTGACGCCGCTGCTGGGCGGCGCGGCGGCGGTGGCGTTTGCTTTCGCGCTGCTGGCCTCGGGGCTGTCCAGTTCCACGGTGGGCACGATGGCCGGGCAGGTGGTGATGCAGGGCTTCGTGGGCTTCCAGATTCCGCTGCTCCTCAGGCGCCTGATCACCATGCTGCCCGCCTTCGCGGTGATTCTGGCAGGACTCAATCCCACCGAGACGCTGATCCTCTCACAGGTGGTGCTGTCCTTCGGCATCCCCTTCGCGCTGGTGCCGCTGCTGATCTTCACCGCCCGCCGGGACCTCATGGGGGGATTGGTGAACACCCGGCTCGTCACCGTCACCGGTTGGCTGATCGCGGCGCTGATCATCAGCCTGAACCTGTACCTGCTCGCGCAGACCTTCCTGGGATAG
- a CDS encoding metal-dependent transcriptional regulator, whose amino-acid sequence MASRTLSPSAEDYLKQLYLLGRAGTVGTQALADALNVTPASTTGMLRKLTELGLVNHAAYRGASLTPAGERVALEVLRHHRLLELYLHRALGYPLDEVHDEAERLEHVISETFEARIAAWLGDPAFDPHGAPIPGLNGELPALDERPLGTLELGEGALITQVPEDPAVLRALMDAGLTPGVAVKVLRHDLALGTLTLEVDGMPLTLALAVAGRVRVSGGVPV is encoded by the coding sequence ATGGCAAGCCGAACTCTCTCTCCATCTGCTGAGGACTATCTCAAACAGCTGTATCTGCTGGGTCGGGCGGGCACAGTGGGGACCCAGGCGCTGGCGGACGCCCTGAACGTCACGCCTGCCAGCACCACCGGCATGCTGCGCAAGCTCACCGAACTCGGCCTGGTCAACCACGCGGCGTACCGGGGCGCGAGTCTCACGCCCGCCGGGGAGAGGGTGGCGCTGGAGGTGCTGCGCCACCACCGGCTGCTGGAGCTGTACCTGCACCGCGCGCTGGGCTATCCACTCGATGAGGTGCATGATGAGGCCGAGCGCCTGGAACACGTCATCAGCGAGACCTTCGAGGCCCGCATCGCCGCGTGGCTGGGTGACCCGGCCTTCGATCCCCATGGCGCGCCGATTCCAGGTCTGAACGGCGAACTGCCCGCCCTTGACGAGCGCCCGCTCGGCACCCTTGAGCTCGGTGAGGGGGCGTTGATCACCCAGGTGCCGGAAGACCCGGCGGTCCTGCGCGCCCTGATGGACGCGGGCCTCACGCCTGGAGTGGCCGTGAAGGTCCTGCGTCACGACCTGGCCCTCGGCACGCTGACGCTGGAGGTGGACGGGATGCCGCTGACCCTGGCCCTCGCCGTCGCGGGCCGGGTGCGGGTCTCCGGGGGGGTGCCCGTATGA